The window CAATCCCTTCCATGTTTGTGTCATTAAAGACACAATATCTGATTgtctttatattttaatttcataaattgacatttgtgaaagaaagaACAGATGTGTAACTAAAAGAGCGAGCAAAAAAGTGGTTGGAAAAAACTGCATTGCTCTTATCCCTTGCAAGCCATTTACAAAATATACTACATGACCCATCAATACAGTACATAAGCAGAAGACCTCAATAGCGGGCGACTACAACACAGATGATACTCAATGCAATGCTTGCAGTTGCTTCTAACTTTCACACTATGCCGATAGCTACGACCTTTAAATAATCATATAAGTGGATTGGTGGAGTAATTTAAAGAATGGTGTGCTCAGTGTTCTTGGATTGCCTGAAGTCCATGATGATCACCTTTGTTTTAGCTGTATTCAGGTCCAGGTTGTTGATTTCATGCCATTGCTGGACCTCCTCCCTGTAGGCTGATTCAGGCTGACTCGTCGTTGTCCTTGATCAGTTCTACAATGGTGGCGTCGACAGCTAATTTGACAATGGTGTTGATGGGGTGCATGGGGGAGCAGTCATGTATAAAGAGGGAGTGGAGGAGGGGACTCGGGACACATCCCTGAAGTGTCCCCTCTTTCAGGATGAGAGTGGCGAGTGCTGTGGATTTTCAACTTATTTGTGGGGAACAACATGAAGTCAGATAAGGCGTCATTCACACAGACTGACAATGTGGCTCAATTCCTTTGGGCTAAATTAATCTGTTCAATCCAACACTAGCAAGAAACAAGTTGAGAAGATGCAAAACAAAGAGATTCTCCCATCTGTTGGTTGCAACCttacacacaaatgaaatgtTAACACAATAAGTTTACCTAGCCAAGTCAAGTTAGCATGTAGGCTAGTGAGGTAAGTGTAACCCTTTCTGGCTATATACAAGTGGTAtcactctttatttatttttaatacacacTAGATATATAGGCTAGTTCTTTAGGTTCGTCTCTAGGGGGGAATAGATTTCTAAATTGACCCACTAATCAATAACACACACAATAAGCAACTCGAGCCACAAAAGTGTTGAAtggaaaatagattttaaacaattgaaaaaaagtatttctaaTCCCTGCCTATCTAAGACGACTTCCTAGCGCACAACACGCTTAACCTGGGTTCAAAAtaataaaccaaaaaaatgttATGTCAAATGGGAAAATCCGTTATTCTCAGTTTTGGATATCCAAGTTAATGTCAAGTTAggtttttttgtcaaagtgcACTTTTTGTTCAGTCAGGTCCACTACAGTTGCAGTTCAAAAACCTACCACATTGGAGAGGTAGGAATCTTGAAGAAAGTAGTTCAGTAGATCAAGTGTAGCTCACCATCTCCCTCGTCAGAGAGAATGCATTATATAATGCAGATAAAATGCATCCCAACCCAGAAACTCTCAACTGTGAGACGCAGGTGCTAACGACTACCAGCTGCTGAGCTACCTTCTGCAAAAAAATTGGTAATTTTTTAATATAGATATGGAAGGAAAATGTTTGTCATATttagagtatatatatattcatactaTCTAAAAGACAACTCATCAACTGTCTCAATAATTGTAATATTCTACATAAATTTGTCTCAACGGGCCATCGCTAATGATtcgtaatttttttgtttttgttttttttctttcaggtgGAACCGGACTCCACGTGCGCTGTGTTTGGCTTGGGAGCTGTGGGCTTGGCTGCAGTCATGGGCTGCAAATATGCTGGCGCCAAGAGAATTATCGCCGTGGATATCAACGTAGACAAGTTTGACAAAGCCAAGGAGTTCGGAGCCACTGACTTTGTTAACCCAAAGGATCACAACAAACCTATCAGCCAAGTTCTATCTGAGATGACTAATGGCGGAGTTGACTACTCCCTGGAATGTGTGGGGAATGTAAAACTCATGGTGAGGAACATTTGATTCAAGAATTTgatcaaatgacttttttcaatgtcttgCAAAATAATCTGTTTGTCCTTTTCTGTCGAGCGTGCTGCCTTGGAGTCCTGCATACAAGGCTGGGGAGTGAGCGTGATTGTTGGCTGGACCGACAAGGAAGAATTCTCTGCTCGTCCTGCTGACCTCATAGGTGGACGCACATGGAAGGGCTCCATATTTGGAGGTAAACGAGCTGAGGGATTCGGCTGGATTTGTATTGGGGAAGAAGATGACGCCATCTTTACTTGTTCATTTCCTATCCAATAATCTCTCGCATGGTTCACTTACtgcagattcagtgcatcgcagattttttattaattttttttttatgtcaaaatcGTGCAGTTGttcacctgcacatctctgatacagttaactttattggctgtatcattttaatatggcagcaatgactcacataagGTTATTTGAGCTCAATTCTTAGCAGAAAACTAAACCTTACTGAGTAATCTCAACTCATACATTTGGTCAGTCACCAAATTGCTTGAGTATGCAAAGAACATCCCAGATCAGAAAGCCACTGCTAAAACACAAGCCATAGTCagtattttatgaaataaattcacaaatacgaACCTTAGCCTGACGCAAAgcaaatgcacacactcacaacaatatcaacaggaacaaatgcaagtaaagagcaacatttAGCTTGAATTTCTACAAGTACAGTATTGTGGTTAAAAACATTGCCGCAATGAATTCTGGTTTCCGATAATGCTTTTCGCTGACTACGTCACCAGGACCGTCAGTGTGGGGAATGGTGCCGATGCTTAAGGCAGGAAATCACCTTTTCACACCACGTCCACATCAGCTGTTGCTCACTTCATTCAAGCAGAACACACCTGCCTTTAATAGGGATGAGCTTctgtgtggatggtgacctcCAGTTGATAAATGAAATACTTATGCCCCTCTAACGTATCACATATTGGCATTGAATTGCATATATGAAAGTTATAAATGTATTAATCGATTCATCTACCATAGTGTTTGTCCTCACTACGGTCATGGGTGTGCtgtcgcctatcccagctgactctgggcaagaggcgtggtacaccccaaactggtcgccagccaatcgcagggcacatattaacaaataaccattcccactcacattcacacctacgggcaattttgagtcttcaatcaacctagcactcatgtttttgggatgtgggaggaaaccagagtacccggagaaaacccacgcaggcacagggagaacatgcaaatgttaCGATGTCAGAGTTACTTCTCAAACGCTGACCTCATCACCACAAACTGACAATGAGTAATTGCTGCTTTTTCGACCCTTTAATACgatggcctggaagtgcaaatccatataacaaattgtgaaacccttttacatttcagaaaacaaattcacaaaaaccgaaacactttttcatttcagaaaacacattaacaaaagcagaaacacttttataaaagacgaaacaaattacaattgcgacaacccggaaagggaacgtcctACATTATTAGGAATCCAGCGCATTTTCCTggaaggacacgccctgctccaatattactggctccaggacacgcaccgctgcactatgattggctgctgtatccctgtAGAACACACTCTACTGCTTCCGGATGGTAgaagaagtatgtgacttattAATGTGGCGGCGGTAATATAAAATGCCATTAACCCTAAAGCCTGTCCAACACTGTACAACGTGGTTTAACCCGATTGGAACGAaccatcgcataaaaataaaagttgccGACTCACCCCCGCACATTGAGCTATTGTTCACATGGAAGAACCTAACTAATCATGTTGCCAAGCAGATGTGCGCCAGAGGCTCCGCCCATCCACCATGGACAGTGAATGGAAAAATACTGAATGTCAGCAGGCCCAGAGTGtagaaaaatatacaatatcaaCAATAGAACACAGGATCATGACAGGTTACACACAATTGTGCCTTTGCTGACGTGGATTGGaaagttgggggaaaaaaatgctaaaattcgATCAAACTAACAGTTTGCGTACCCCGCTAAAGAGGGGAACAATACTGTGGTCTCGACCTCTGTGTTCAAGTAGCTTTCTGTGGTCATGTTTCGTGCGTTTTTGCATCTTGTCTAATTGGTTTTACTTGATTAACTGATTCAATTATGAGGGCATAAAAGAACAGACACCTTCAGCATTCAAGGCAGCTCATGCAATACAATGTATTCTCTTTTTCTCTGTAATATTTTTCGTCATTTCTGAATCAGGCTTTAAGGGTAAGGATGGCGTGGCTGAAATGGTTGTAGCCTACATGGACAAGAAAGTTAAACTGGATGAGTTCATTACTCACAACATGCCTTTGGACCATATCAATGAAGCCATCGAACTGTTGAGGCAGGGCAAAAGGTATAATTACACTCTAATTATTAAATCATTGTTATGCAGTAATTAATGACTCTACATCAAGCGTGTTTTTCATCTTGTCTTTTTGTTCCACAGCATCCGGACAGTCCTGAGTGTTAATCCACAATAAATTGATTATATAGGTTTCAATAAGTCCTAAATagtcaatgtatttttaattaaatgatacGTCAAGTCTTAATACATCACTTCATGCTGAATCAGCACACTCGATCCATATGCATTTAATGAATGTAAATAAGGACTTTATACAAAGCACACAACTCCAAAGGGATTactgtttatttacatttttgaaatggtCACATGATCTTATCATGCCATATAGTCTGTgtgaagtaaaataaatgaaagaggTCCGTGACTTTttggtgttctgtttttattttgtaccatatgagtcagctgggatagtttccagcacgcccgccaccatagtgaggatgagcggtgtggaaaatgaatgaatgaatgcttaTCGTTTTTCCTCGTCTACAGCAGTGTCAATATTGTCTCTGACGACTCTTGACATCATGTTAAAGGAGCCGGCCTTATGATGTCAATGATTGCTCAACTTAATTATATCAATGTTTGCATGGTAATTATTATCATTCACCAGAGATATGGCCCCAATTGGTACTTCTGCCTGTGTGGTGACAAAAGTATAATTAAGAAGAGGATATTGCAGCTCAACACCAGACCCACTGAATGAAAGGACATTAGACCACATCATGCGCGAGCACctgatatttttgcatttgatgAAAAGATGGGACTTTAAAAATACAAGCCAATACCATAAAAGACTGGCCCACCACCATGATGGTTTGAGGAAAACACTCGatgtaatagtagtagtagtctcGGAAGCATGTATGTTTATGTGCTTGGTCACTCAGTAGCCTGCTCACTGATCACAAGACTGGGATACTCGACTGGGAAGACTGGATACTGCACAGCAgccatctcacctgccatcacGGTGCTGAGTTCGTACCATTTTATCAGCCTTGgatggttggaaaaaaaaaaaaaaaagtcgttttGGACAATGACGTTACACAGGTCCTGAGGAGGCTCGACTTTCACAAAGGCATCTACCTGCCGTGCTTCATCTCTATAAATGGACTTTCATGCTTTTTCAGCTATCATTCTACAGTACCATATTATGTGATCATTGTTACTCTCTctgcatccattgcagcctcaTTATCCTAGAAGTAGGATCCCTCCATCTGTGGTTTTACAGTGGTACGTTGACttatgagttgaatttgttctagGACCTAGCTtctaactcaatttactcatatatCAAACAAATAAACTGTCCCCTTCGATATGCCATTAAGCTGTTTCAGCCCCCAAAACTATTTTTTGGTACGTTTTTAATAAGCAATAACAACACTGTATTAAAACATAATAAGAAGAACGTacagaaataaactggtttttatgaagtgtaattaaTGTAGGCACTGCAGTACTCAAATGGCACCATTGTTGCCATTTTGTCATGAACAACTTTACGGTTTGTATTGGGAGACAAGTGTTTCTTTTAGTTTCTTACCTCAGGAAAGTGAGCAGTTATGGTTTGATTCCCCTAGTGATGGAAAGTGGTTcacaaagtggatggatggatggatgctgttaGTTCCGgaataaaattgcaaaatgaagCTTTACAAGAAAGGTCGAAAGGCCAGATCAAAGAAGAACGTGTTGCCTTTTGGTAAGGATCCTGTTAAAAATTGCGGATGTTTCGATTACGGTTACTTACACAAAAATGATCCATCAAATACATCAGTGATTTGTATGAAAATTTGTAGAGGCtggacaaagaaaaagccattatATGTTGTTGCAGAGGCAGATAAAGGTGCAGATTTGTTTTCCCTTACTTTAGAAAATGGTCTTTAATAGCAAAAACATAGGCTCAACCCTGTccttttttgaagttattagtgTCATTCTTGTGCATTTGCTATTTGAGAATAATATAGCAAAGACATTGTAACGTACACCGAAATCTGAATTCCTGAATGCTTGCTCATGCAGGCTTCAGTTCTCTGAAGGTGTGAGGCGCGTGGTTCAATCTTGACCTGCTCCATATGTAAAGTACCCTGAGATAATGTCTGTTGTAAATTAgtgcaataaaagtaatttagaATTTAATCCCGAAAGTGAAAACTGTCTGTTAATGAACTGTATCTACAGTAAATTTATAAAGTAAGACTAGGACATATGCTGTaaagggtatttttttttagtgtcctTGATGTTCTGATGTCTTCTGACCCTTTATGACATTACATTAACGTTTGAATACAAACGCACAAACACTTTTACCTTTAACCTTTGTGACTCACACGTTTATTTAGACTCCCAGGCAGAGCATCTCAGTGATTATATTCGCATTAACACCGGCTCCCCATCATCAACTGTCGACAATACAGAGAAGCACGGAGAGTTGGGGAGAGAGAAAAGGACTACAGCGTGAACGTAAGTTAAGTTAAACTTTACTTTCTTTATCTCAGACCCAGTGGGATCCATATTACAGAGTAAggaaaactatttaaaaagagaaacaaatagAAAAGACAGAGAAAGGGAGAAAAGTTGGGAGTGGAAAGTGGAACAGCCAGTCATTTTGTTTGTACGTACTTCCGGGGAGCACTTTGtgccattatgaaacaaaaagtTTTGAACATCATAGCAACTCAAAATCTGAAAAAAGGTGACGAGACGATCGTGGCAGGACCAGCCCGAGCTCAATTCTATTACAGAGTAAAGAAAGTGGGGCGTTGAATATAACAGAGGAGGAAAATCAACCTCTAAAACGATTCAATTGTTGAGATGTGTTCAATCAAAATGAGACTGTTGTGTCGGGTTGCTAAACATAAAAGGGTAAAGTCGAAAtttgcctttatttttttcctgaagttAAGCACTCTATTTGAacgtgtacactttttttttaaatttgctcttattttgaaatgcagctctacttttatttagcaaaTTAGAGAGCATTATGAAGTTACGACGACCACGCTACTTGAATATATAATGCATCACAATAAATACACTATGATCTTCTGGACCTTTGCTTCAAGAAATGTCTACATTGGCAGGAtggagctgcagctgtttgtaATGTACTGTGCCCTCTGCATGGTGTACGCCATCAGCAAGCCCATAAAGGACCGCTTCAACCCTGATGAGCCCCTCAGCAACCGGGAGCACAACGACCGTGAGAACTTCGATTACGACCACGAGGCCTTTCTGGGCCAGGAGGAGGCCAAGACCTTCGACCAGCTCACTCCCGAGGAAAGCAAGGAGCGACTTGGGTAAGTAAGGTTGCTCTCCTAAATTAGGGACCATTTTTGGTACAAGATAAGGAAAGGAAATTCCTTTTGGGTGAGTTGCTGGAAGATTTGGGGAGTTTTGATTCCTCGTGGCAACATTGTAACATTGAAGAGAAATGACTCAAAAATGCACCTTAGcgccacagtctccactttgctgcagcggcTTTCAGTCTCCACTCGAAATAAAAATGGTCTCCTCCGACAGTGCCTGCTTTGCAGCGTGACCACATATTCTTACTGTCAGTAACCTTGAAACGTCGTTTGTCAGGAAATTCGTAAGGATTTactacattttaagcacaacTCATAAATCGTATTTTTAAACAGGAATTCCCAAAAGAATGCCAATATTTCCTCCTTAGCGTAGATCTGCTCTTCCCCGATTTGTTTTCGTGTTGTCGGGCAGCATGCTGGTGGAGCGCATCGATGAAGACAAAGACGGCTTTGTGACCACGGAAGAGATGAGGAAGTGGATCAAAGACATGCAGAAGAGGTGGATCTACGAGAACATTGATCACCAGTGGAAGACGTACGACCTCAATGGCGACGACGTGGTGTCGTGGGAGGAGTACAAGAACGCGTCGTACGGCGACCTTGTCGGTAAGAGCCTTGCCCCGGAGTTCAAAAGTCCGTCTTGGTGCCGCAGCCGACGCTCATGCTCAATCGCATGCCTTTGCCCGCAGATGAGCCAGACTCCGATGATGATGGTTTCAGCTACAGAAAGATGATGTTGCGCGACAAGAGAAGGTTCAAGTTGGCCGACTTGGACGGGGACCAGAACGCTAACAGACAAGAGTTGGCCGCCTTCATTCACCCCGAGAACTTTGACCACATGCATGATATTGTGGTGGTTGTGAGTGATAAACGCCACACAGATGAAACCACTGTGACAATCGCTGTTAATTTACATTGCCCTGCCCTCTTTTCTTCCTTGTAGGAAACAATGGAAGACATGGACATGAATGGAGATGGTGTAATCGACCTGCAAGAGTACGTTGGTAAGTTCATCTAATAAAATTGGGGTCTGAAAACAGATTGAGTACACTTATTGTTCTGTGT of the Phycodurus eques isolate BA_2022a chromosome 14, UOR_Pequ_1.1, whole genome shotgun sequence genome contains:
- the LOC133412586 gene encoding alcohol dehydrogenase 1-like, with the translated sequence MATAGKVIRCKAAVAWEPNKPLTIEEIDVEPPQANEVRVKIVATGLCRTDLFYLDETDKKDIFPMVLGHEGAGIVESVGPGVTEFQPGDKVIPLIISQCRECRFCKSPKTNQCESAWDVVPHNVSKAPVSKLNCKGKKLLQFMGISTFSQYSVVNQIALAKIDPAAPLDKVCLLGCGICTGFGAAVNNAQVEPDSTCAVFGLGAVGLAAVMGCKYAGAKRIIAVDINVDKFDKAKEFGATDFVNPKDHNKPISQVLSEMTNGGVDYSLECVGNVKLMRAALESCIQGWGVSVIVGWTDKEEFSARPADLIGGRTWKGSIFGGFKGKDGVAEMVVAYMDKKVKLDEFITHNMPLDHINEAIELLRQGKSIRTVLSVNPQ
- the LOC133412428 gene encoding calumenin-B-like, translated to MELQLFVMYCALCMVYAISKPIKDRFNPDEPLSNREHNDRENFDYDHEAFLGQEEAKTFDQLTPEESKERLGMLVERIDEDKDGFVTTEEMRKWIKDMQKRWIYENIDHQWKTYDLNGDDVVSWEEYKNASYGDLVDEPDSDDDGFSYRKMMLRDKRRFKLADLDGDQNANRQELAAFIHPENFDHMHDIVVVETMEDMDMNGDGVIDLQEYVGDTYSQEGTVPSWVKTESEKFTALRDKNEDGKMDKEETRAWVTRSDYDHAMTEAKHLVNEADANKDGRLTKAEILDKYDLFVGSQATEFGKALTRHDEF